In Nilaparvata lugens isolate BPH chromosome 5, ASM1435652v1, whole genome shotgun sequence, the following proteins share a genomic window:
- the LOC111060456 gene encoding extracellular tyrosine-protein kinase PKDCC isoform X1, with translation MRRWRCVDRVCSTGLRLFCLAYVCLFAVAGVVLLRHRSTSFSPRTYFSAESSEWPTLDSFLSKSDSRWSALQDGSKLDCSSLQDMLEVQSVAYGWTKAVYRAVLRGQAVAIKTVNMHGRDMMQCLGRGPHEAAQWQRPTSAECYRRAANKIIKEVAILIQLAPHHSFIQVLGACVPDASGPVIVMTELGEPLDTVQLLRLPWIKRLKLAKSIAEMLVRLAHSPLGSLAMNDLRRQQFVLVDDSLKLSDVDDVGMAEPHCSRDNECHIRSDNNTVIDGVSCVNRTCSGYNERLNIWRAGQHFIKQFLPIDVPPFLESRTRALMDAYERRSPSAGWDAKRILVATDNLLQLYHTQHNPPQTTHKYGSRKIPEEV, from the exons ATGCGCCGTTGGAGATGCGTCGACCGCGTGTGTTCGACTGGCCTGCGACTTTTCTGCTTGGCCTATGTCTGCCTGTTCGCGGTCGCCGGCGTCGTCCTACTCAGGCACAGATCGACTTCATTCTCTCCTCGGACTTACTTTTCAGCCGAAAGTTCTGAGTGGCCAACACTAGACTCTTTCCTCAGCAAATCTGACAG CAGGTGGAGTGCACTGCAGGATGGATCAAAACTGGACTGTTCGTCGCTGCAAGACATGCTGGAGGTGCAATCGGTGGCCTACGGGTGGACGAAGGCAGTGTACAGGGCGGTGCTGCGAGGCCAGGCGGTCGCCATCAAAACGGTGAACATGCACGGCAGGGACATGATGCAGTGCCTGGGTAGAGGGCCGCATGAAGCCGCCCAGTGGCAAAGACCGACTTCGGCCGAGTGCTATCGGCGGGCTGCAAACAAGATCATCAAAGAGGTCGCCATTCTCATACAGCTAGCTCCCCATCACAGCTTCATTCAG gTTCTAGGCGCATGTGTACCAGATGCTTCGGGGCCCGTAATTGTGATGACTGAACTTGGCGAACCGTTAGATACAGTACAACTCCTACGTTTACCGTGGATAAAAAGACTGAAG CTGGCGAAAAGTATAGCAGAAATGCTAGTGCGGCTAGCACACTCCCCACTCGGCTCGCTGGCAATGAACGATCTCCGCAGACAGCAATTCGTTCTGGTCGACGATTCGCTCAAACTGTCCGACGTCGACGATGTTGGCATGGCCGAACCACACTGCTCAAGAGACAACGAGTGTCACATTCGCTCCGACAACAACACAG TTATAGATGGAGTGAGCTGTGTTAACAGAACATGCAGTGGCTACAATGAGCGATTGAACATTTGGCGCGCTGGTCAGCACTTCATCAAACAATTTTTGCCGATCGACGTTCCGCCATTTCTCGAGTCGCGCACTCGCGCTCTGATGGATGCTTACGAGCGACGCTCGCCGTCTGCTGGTTGGGACGCCAAGCGCATACTTGTCGCCACTGACAACCTCCTTCAACTTTACCATACTCAACACAATCCCCCTCAAACAACACACAAATATG gGTCAAGGAAGATTCCAGAGGAAGTTTAA
- the LOC111060456 gene encoding extracellular tyrosine-protein kinase PKDCC isoform X2 has translation MRRWRCVDRVCSTGLRLFCLAYVCLFAVAGVVLLRHRSTSFSPRTYFSAESSEWPTLDSFLSKSDRWSALQDGSKLDCSSLQDMLEVQSVAYGWTKAVYRAVLRGQAVAIKTVNMHGRDMMQCLGRGPHEAAQWQRPTSAECYRRAANKIIKEVAILIQLAPHHSFIQVLGACVPDASGPVIVMTELGEPLDTVQLLRLPWIKRLKLAKSIAEMLVRLAHSPLGSLAMNDLRRQQFVLVDDSLKLSDVDDVGMAEPHCSRDNECHIRSDNNTVIDGVSCVNRTCSGYNERLNIWRAGQHFIKQFLPIDVPPFLESRTRALMDAYERRSPSAGWDAKRILVATDNLLQLYHTQHNPPQTTHKYGSRKIPEEV, from the exons ATGCGCCGTTGGAGATGCGTCGACCGCGTGTGTTCGACTGGCCTGCGACTTTTCTGCTTGGCCTATGTCTGCCTGTTCGCGGTCGCCGGCGTCGTCCTACTCAGGCACAGATCGACTTCATTCTCTCCTCGGACTTACTTTTCAGCCGAAAGTTCTGAGTGGCCAACACTAGACTCTTTCCTCAGCAAATCTGACAG GTGGAGTGCACTGCAGGATGGATCAAAACTGGACTGTTCGTCGCTGCAAGACATGCTGGAGGTGCAATCGGTGGCCTACGGGTGGACGAAGGCAGTGTACAGGGCGGTGCTGCGAGGCCAGGCGGTCGCCATCAAAACGGTGAACATGCACGGCAGGGACATGATGCAGTGCCTGGGTAGAGGGCCGCATGAAGCCGCCCAGTGGCAAAGACCGACTTCGGCCGAGTGCTATCGGCGGGCTGCAAACAAGATCATCAAAGAGGTCGCCATTCTCATACAGCTAGCTCCCCATCACAGCTTCATTCAG gTTCTAGGCGCATGTGTACCAGATGCTTCGGGGCCCGTAATTGTGATGACTGAACTTGGCGAACCGTTAGATACAGTACAACTCCTACGTTTACCGTGGATAAAAAGACTGAAG CTGGCGAAAAGTATAGCAGAAATGCTAGTGCGGCTAGCACACTCCCCACTCGGCTCGCTGGCAATGAACGATCTCCGCAGACAGCAATTCGTTCTGGTCGACGATTCGCTCAAACTGTCCGACGTCGACGATGTTGGCATGGCCGAACCACACTGCTCAAGAGACAACGAGTGTCACATTCGCTCCGACAACAACACAG TTATAGATGGAGTGAGCTGTGTTAACAGAACATGCAGTGGCTACAATGAGCGATTGAACATTTGGCGCGCTGGTCAGCACTTCATCAAACAATTTTTGCCGATCGACGTTCCGCCATTTCTCGAGTCGCGCACTCGCGCTCTGATGGATGCTTACGAGCGACGCTCGCCGTCTGCTGGTTGGGACGCCAAGCGCATACTTGTCGCCACTGACAACCTCCTTCAACTTTACCATACTCAACACAATCCCCCTCAAACAACACACAAATATG gGTCAAGGAAGATTCCAGAGGAAGTTTAA